AGCGGATGTCATGATTTTCGACGAAGCCCATCAGATCCCTGATATCGCCAGCCAGTATTTTGGGCAGCAGGTGACCAGCCGTCAGCTGCTGGATATGGCGAAAGACATCACGATCGCTTACCGCACGGAAGTCCGTGATTCCGTGCAGTTACAAAAAAGTGCTGATCGTCTGAGCCAGAGCACGATGGATTTTCGTCTGGCGCTCGGCGAGCCGGGTTTTCGAGGTAATCTGCGCGATGTGCTTAACCAGCCCGCTATCCAGCGTGCGCTGTTATTACTCGATGACGCGCTGGAACTTTGCTATGACGTGGTGAAATTGTCGCTCGGGCGTTCTGCGCTGCTCGATGCTGCTTTCGAACGCGCCACGCTTTACCGCAATCGCCTGAAACGTCTGAAGGATGTGTCCATTCCCGGCTACAGTTACTGGTATGAATGTAACTCACGCCATTTCGTGCTGGCGCTGACACCGTTGTCGGTAACCGATAAATTCAGCGAAATGATGAAAGAGAAACCCGGCGCGTGGATTTTCACTTCTGCCACGCTTTCGGTGAACGATCAGCTGCATCATTTTACCGAACGTCTCGGGCTGGATGAGGCAGAAACATTACTGCTGCCAAGTCCGTTTGATTACGCCAAACAGGCGCTGTTATGCGTGCCGCGTTTTCTGCCTGAATCGAATGTCAACGGCAGTTCGAAGCAGCTGGCGCGTATGTTGCGTCCGCTGATTGAAGCCAACAAAGGCCGCTGCTTCTTCCTGTGTACGTCACACAAAATGATGCGCGAACTGGCTGAGGAATTCAGGGCCAGCCTGACGTTGCCGGTTTTATTGCAGGGCGAAACCAGTAAAGGCCAGCTTCTCGCGCAGTTTGTCGAAGCAGGTAACGCCTTGCTGGTGGCGACCAGCAGTTTTTGGGAAGGCGTGGATGTGCGGGGCGATGCGCTGTCTTGCGTCATCATCGATAAACTGCCGTTCACGTCACCTGACGATCCGCTGCTCAAAGCCCGTATTGAAGACTGTCGCTTGCGCGGCGGAGACCCGTTCAATGACGTACAATTACCTGATGCGGTCATTACGCTGAAACAGGGCGTCGGGCGTTTGATCCGTGATACCTCTGACCGGGGTGTTATGGTGATTTGCGATAACCGGCTGGTGATGCGTCCTTATGGCGAAGTTTTCCTTAATAGTTTGCCGCCAACCCCGCGCACGCGTGACCTGGCACAAGCGATCCGCTTTTTACAGGATGTCGAAGAGCAGAAATAGCCCTTTGTTTATGCTAAGATGCCGCCCCGAAAAAGGCTCTTATACCCGTCATATTTCAAATTGCAGATGCGTTGACTGCGCTCAATCACCCCAGTCACTTAGTTATCTAAGTTCCGTGGGATGCTCGAGTTTGTCGCCTTTCTGCAACCCGAAGTATATAGGGTACAACTTATTAATTTCCCCGCCTGAGGTCTGGCATGTCCACGCGAATTTTAGCAATTGATACGGCGACAGAAGCCTGTTCGGTTGCGCTTTATAATCAGGGCGAAACGCTCGCTCATTTTGAACTGTGTGCCCGCGAGCACACGCAGCGCATTTTGCCGATGGTTCAGCAAATTCTCGCCGAAGCAGGACTTTCCCTGACTCAGCTCGACGCGCTGGCTTTTGGTCGCGGACCGGGCAGTTTTACCGGCGTGCGTATCGGCATTGGTATGGCTCAGGGATTGTCGCTGGGCGCGGAATTGCCTTTGCTGCCAGTGTCTACGTTACAGACGATGGCGCAGGGCGCGTATCGCCTGACCGGTGCTGATAACGTTCTCGCAGCCATTGATGCCCGCATGGGTGAAGTCTACTGGGGTGAATTCAGCCGCAATGCGCAGGGCGTCTGGAGTGGTGAAGAGACCGAGAAGGTCATCAAACCAGAACAACTTCTGGCGCGCGCCGCTGAATTATCTGGCCGTTTTGCGACGGTGGGAACCGGTTGGGAGACTTATCCTCATCTGTTGGGTGAATCTCCGGTCGCTGAATTATTTGATGGCAAAATGTTACTGCCTCATGCGGAAGATATGCTGCCGCTGGCACTCCAGCTCTGGGAAAATGGCATCCGTGTTAATCCGGAAGAGGCCGAACCCACTTATCTGCGCAATGAAGTGACGTGGAAAAAGCTGCCAGGACGGTAAATGACGGTAAAGTCAGGCAACTTGTGCTCTGAAAAATGGTCAAAATGAAGAGTTTGCACAGGAGTCATCGCAATGCGTAAGTGGTCTGTAATTCAGCAGTTATCGGGTGAAACGGGTAAAAAAATGGCGCTGAGTGCGGTTGCACTGAGTGCTTTGGTGTTATCGGGTTGTGTCACGGTGCCGGATGAAATTCGCGGTACCACGGCCACCCCGCAGATGAATTTACAGGCAGTGCAGGGCGCACCGGGTCTTTATGTCGGTCAGGAGTCGCGTTTTGGCGGCAAAGTGGTCTCTGTGACCAATTTGCAAAACAAAACCCGCCTGGAAATTGCCACGGTACCGCTCGATGAAGGCGCAAGGCCGGTCTTAGGCGCAGCGTCGCGCGGGCGGATCATGGCTTACATCAACGGCTTTGTGGATCCTGTCGATTATCGCAATCAGCTGGTGACAGTCGTCGGGCCGATTGCCGGTGTGGAGAAAGGCAAAATTGGCCAGACTTCCTATGACTTTGTCACCGTTAACGTCAACAGCTATAAACGCTGGCGTATACAGCAACAGGTTGTAATGCCTCCGCAGCCGATTGGTCCGTGGGGTTATGGCTACGGCGGCCCTTATGATTCATGGGGGCGCGGGTTTGGACCCGGCTGGGGGCCCGGTTGGTATAACACGGCACCCGCACGGGTCGAAAGCGTCGTCACCGAATAGACCTCCGTCGCCGCATGGATCACCACCGCCACATTCTGGCGGGCACCCACCGGCGGCAATGAAACCGGCTCCGGCACATCCCGTGCCGCCGCCATCAAAGCAGTAACAGCAGTAGTTGTTGTAGTTGTTAAGGCGGCTTAATTGCCGCCTTTTTCTTTTAAGCCATGGATGGTTTGGCAAAGCAAGGGCGCAGAAAAAGTGACCCGCCTCTCAACCTCGACATTGTTTGAAACGCAACTGGTAAGCTGAGTTAAAATATTGTTAAAGACGTGATAAAACTCGTCGAATAGAGACGGCAACAGAACATGATTTCAGGAGTGATACCTTGGAAAAGGTTTGGCTAAAACGATATCCGGCAGATGTTCCTGAGAACATCGACCCTGACCGCTACAGTTCGCTGGTCGAAATGTTTGAAAATTCCGCGCTGCGTTACGCTGACAGTGTGGCATTCATCAACATGGGCGAGGCGATGACCTACCGCAAGCTTGAAGAACGCAGCCGGGCTTTCGCTGCTTATCTGCAAAACGAACTGGGTCTGCAGAAGGGCGATCGTGTTGCACTGATGATGCCGAATTTATTGCAATACCCGATTGCGCTGTTCGGCGTCTTGCGCGCTGGCATGGTCGTGGTTAATGTTAACCCGCTGTATACGCCGCGTGAGCTTGAGCATCAGCTGAATGACAGCGGCGCCAGTGCAATTGTCATTGTCTCCAACTTTGCCCATACGCTGGAAAAAGTGGTGTACAAAACGCAGGTCAAGCACGTCATTCTGACCCGCATGGGCGATCAGCTTTCTGCCGCGAAAGGCACGCTGGTCAACTTTGTGGTGAAATACATCAAACGGCTGGTGCCAAAATATCACCTTCCGAACGCGATCTCCTTCCGTACCGCATTACAGCGCGGGCGTCGTCTGCAATACATCAAACCCGACATCATTAATGACGACCTGGCATTTCTGCAATATACCGGCGGAACTACCGGTGTGGCGAAGGGCGCGATGCTGACGCACCGAAACATGCAGGCGAATCTTGAACAGGCAAAAGCGGCGTACGCACCCCTATTGCAGCCGGGACATGAGCTGGTGGTGACAGCACTTCCGCTATACCACATCTTTGCCCTGACGGTGAACTGCCTGCTGTTCCTCGACCTGGGCGGTAAGAGCTTGCTTATCACCAATCCGCGCGACGTATCAGGTATGGTCAAAGAGCTGGCCAAATATCCGTTTACCGCCATCAGCGGGGTAAATACCCTGTTTAATGCGCTGCTCAATAACGAAGACTTTCGCGAACTCGATTTCTCCACGCTGCGTCTTTCTGTAGGTGGCGGGATGTCCGTGCAAAAATCTGTGGCGGACAAATGGGAAAAACTAACGGGTAAACATTTGCTGGAAGGTTACGGTCTGACGGAGTGTTCCCCGCTGGTGGCCGGAAACCCGTACGATTTGAAACATTACAGTGGCAGCATCGGTTTGCCAGTGCCGTCGACAGAGGTACGTCTGGTGGATGATAACGGTCACGACGTTGCGCCGGGCGAGCCGGGCGAGTTGTGGGTACGTGGTCCTCAGGTCATGCTGGGTTACTGGCAGCGGCCGTCGGCAACCGATGAGGTGCTAAAAGATGGCTGGTTATCGACGGGCGATATCGTTACAGTGGACGAGCAGGGCTTCCTACGGATTGTTGACCGTAAAAAAGACATGATCCTGGTTTCCGGTTTCAATGTTTACCCTAACGAAATTGAAGAGGTAGTTTCACAACACGACAAAGTTCTCGAAGTTGCCGCCATTGGTGTGCCGAATGAGTCGTCGGGTGAAATTGTCAAAATTTGCGTGGTGAAAAAAGACTCTTCACTGACCAGCGAAGAACTCCTGGCACACTGTCGCCGGTTATTAACCGGTTACAAAGTACCTAAGATTGTTGAGTTCCGTGATGAATTACCGAAGTCAAATGTCGGTAAAATCCTCAGACGGGAACTTCGCGATGAACAGGCAAAACCAAAAGTCGATCCGAAGCAGGATGCAGCATAGCGGTTCACACGTTTGTTCAGTGATTGTCAGATTCTTAACGCCGGCGATGTCCGGCGTTATCACGTTATAACGTAGTAATGATTAAGAGAATTAAGATTTGAATTATCAGTTGATCACCACCAATGACGCGCTGGAGCAGGTTTGCCTTCAGGCCAAAGCGCACAGCAAAATTGCGCTGGATACCGAATTTGTTCGTACCCGTACTTATTATCCTCAACTGGGTTTGATCCAGCTTTTTGACGGCGAACAGCTCACCCTTATCGATCCTTTACCGATCACCGCATGGCAGCCTTTCATTGATTTGCTGGTTAATCCTGATGTCATCAAATTCCTCCATGCGGGCAGTGAAGACCTCGAAGTTTTTCTGAATGCTTTTGGTGTTATGCCTTCACCTCTGATTGATACGCAGATCCTGGCCGCGTTTAGCGGGCGTCCGCTTTCCTGTGGTTTTGCCCGTCTGGTGGCGGAAACGACCGGCGTAGAGCTGGATAAAAGTGAATCGCGCACTGACTGGATTGCCCGTCCGCTGAGCGAAAAACAGTGTGTGTATGCTGCTGCTGACGTGTGGTATCTGTTGCCGCTGGCCGATCAACTGATGCGTGAAACCGAAGAAGCAGGGTGGATGGATGCGGCTCTGGACGAGTGTCTGGCGCTCTGCCGTCGTCGCAGTGAAGTGCTGCAACCTGAGCTGGCCTATCTGGAAATCGGCAATGCATTCCAGCTGCGTCCGCGCCAGTTAGGCTGCCTGAAATTGTTAGCTGCCTGGCGTCTTAATCAGGCGCGTCAGCGTGACCTGGCGGTTAACTTTGTGGTCCGCGAGGAAAATCTGTGGCAGGTCGCCCGCTATCAGCCGACCTCACTGGGCGAACTGGAAGCGCTGGGCCTGAGTGGTCCGGAAATCCGCTATCACGGACGCACACTGCTGGCGCTGGTGGAAGAATCCAATGCGCTGGATGAATCTGAACTGCCGGCACCGATTTCGAACCTTATCGACCAGCCCGGTTATCGTAAAGTCTTCAAAGATATCAAGGCACTGATCCAGGCTGTGAGCGAAGAGAGCAAACTCAGCGTTGAATTACTGGCGTCACGTCGTCAGATTAACCAGCTGCTGACCCATCACTGGAAGTTAAAAGATAAAGAATCTCAGCCGGAATTAATCAGTGGCTGGCGCGGGAAATTGTTAGCTGAAAGGCTGAATGAAATTCTGAGCAATTATTGATCCCTTCGTTATGAAGGCATAGTCAATCCAAGAGTGAATAAAAAAGAGCGGGCTAATATCCCGCTCTTTTTTTATTCTTTGCTGACAAGACAACTGTGAATAACAAGTTAGCGGATAACAGATTGTCATAAATTATGCCGATTTAAAGCAGTCTATGGATATTAAATTCCAGCATGAATGAGATGAGTCTTAATCAAAATTTTGAGGAATAAATGGAAAAAGACGGGAAATGAATTCTCGGGGTGTGTTTATATACAGTGGTTATATAAAGGAAAAATAAAAATAACAGAAAGGAATGTGAAAAAGGCAGTGGCCCTCTGAGGAAACAGAGGGCGCTATGCTGAAAAAAGCACCTGTAAACAGGCTAAATGGACTGCTGTCATTTAGGCGCTTCTTCCGACTCTGGCAGGGTGACGTTAAGTTCCAGTACGGAAATATCGTCACCTTTTTGCTCGAACTGAACCTGTAACATTTCCGGGTCAATCTTAATGTACTTACAGATGACCGCGAGAATATCGCGTTTCAGTTCAGGCAGATACGACGGTTCACTATCCCCTCGACGCCGTTCGGCTACGATGATCTGTAGCCGTTCCTTGGCTATATTGGCTGTCGATTTTTTGCGGGACAGAAAGAAATCTAACAATGCCATGGTTTATCCCCCAAAAAGGCGTTTCAGGAAACTCTTCTTCTCTTCCTCAATGAAACGGAATGCACGTTCTTCCCCAAGCAGACGGCTGACGGTATCGTCATACGCTTTCCCTGCATCGGATTCCTGATCCAGAATGACCGGCTCGCCCTGGTTGGACGCACGCAGTACAGACTGATCTTCAGGGATAACCCCGATCAGTGGAATGCGCAGGATTTCCAGCACATCTTCCATGCTCAGCATGTCACCACGGCTGACACGGCCCGGGTTATAACGGGTAAGAAGCAGATGTTCTTTGATAGGCTCCAGTCCTTGTTCCGCACGACGGGATTTTGATGACAAAATACCCAGAATACGGTCGGAGTCGCGAACGGAAGAGACTTCCGGGTTCGTGGTGATCACGGCTTCGTCGGCGAAATACAATGCCATCAGCGCGCCGGTTTCGATACCCGCCGGGGAGTCACACACAACGAAATCGAATTCCATCTCGGCTAAATCGTTCAGGATTTTCTCCACGCCTTCACGAGTCAGCGCATCTTTATCGCGCGTCTGGGAGGCCGGAAGAATAAACAGGTTTTCAGTGCGTTTATCTTTAATAAGCGCCTGATTCAGCGTGGCATCACCCTGGATCACGTTAACGAAATCATAAACCACCCGGCGCTCACAGCCCATAATCAAATCGAGATTACGCAGACCGATATCGAAATCGATAACAACGGTCTTTTTGCCTTTTTGAGCTAAACCGGTAGCAATGGCCGCGCTTGAAGTGGTCTTGCCAACGCCCCCTTTACCCGATGTAACAACTATGATGCGTGCCATGAAAGGATTCCTTGTCAAAAGGGCTTAGTTTAAAGGTTGTATGGTTAACACATTATTTATCAGGCTGAGGCGTGCTGCCTGACCGAGATAATCGGCCGGGATTTGATCACTCAACCAGTATTGCCCTGCGATAGAGACTAGTTCAGCGCCTAATTGCGTGCAAAAAATCTGACAATTTGCATCGCCTGCGGCGCCTGCCAGTGCTCTGCCTCGCATCATGCCGTAGATGTGGATATTGCCATCGGCAATCAGTTCCGCACCTGCGCTGACACTGCTGGTCACGATGAGGTCGCTGTTACGGGCATAAATTTGTTGGCCGGATCTGACCGGGGTACTGACAATGCGTGTCTTGGCCGGGGCATTGTCGGGCACGACAGGAACCGGTGGTTCAGCAGCGATACGCTGGGCACGACCTTCACTGAGCAGCGGTAAACCGGTGCGGGAAAGTGCGCGTTTTTGCGCTTCGTCTTTACAACCACTGATGCCAACAACGCGAAAGCCTGCAGAAGCGACAGCCTGTTGAATGTCTTTCCAGTTTGCTGCACCTGTGAGTGAAGCAACGTTGATAACAACAGGGGCATTTTTCAAAAAGGCCGGAGCTTGCTCCACTTTTTCCTGTAATGCCTGATAAATAACCTCTGGTTGTGAACTATGTAAATGAACAACCGATAAGGTAAAACTGCTGCCTTTTAGTTCTATTGGCGATTGTGACATCTATCCTGACTCAGTCTCAGCAACTCTAAATCCCCGGAATACCACTCGGGGGGCGATATTCCGATGTACGATAAGCATGTTATAGTTACAGTTATATCTAGGCAAGCCACCGTTTCAATAAAATAGAGTTAAAAAAATGCTTTGTGTGATCTATAGAAGTACTAAACGTGACCAGACTTATCTGTATGTCGAAAAAAAAGACGATTTTTCCCGTGTGCCTGAAGAATTACTCAAAGGTTTTGGCGTGCCTCAGTTCTCAATGATGCTAAATCTGGCCAACCGTGAAAAACTCGCCACTGCGGATATTGTCAAAGTACGTCAGTCTCTTGAAGAGCAGGGTTATTATCTGCAGGTTCCACCTCCGGTAGAAAGTTTATTGAATGTTCATCTGAACGACGCCAGTAAATAACGCATTCCAGACATTTGTTTCGGCAATCCTCGAACTTTCGGACGTCATGACTTGCATTCATCGTTGTAGTGCTCAAAGCTTAGAACGATGAATCACTTGCAGAAGTCAAAAGGAAGAAATTGATGAAATTGTCGGCACTGGCCGTGTTAACACCGCTGATCATCCTCAGCGGTTGTGCAGCGCAAAAAGTCACCTCAGGGCAAACCACCACGCCATCCACTGCGGCAACACAGCCTGCTGCTGCCGCACCGGCAGCGCCTTCAGGCAAAACGTCTCTGGCAGAACAGGGACGGGACCCCGCTGAATTCCCGGCTTATGTGGAGCAACTCAAAGCGCAAGCGCTCTCTCAGGGGATCAGCCAGCAGACTATCGACAGCACCTTTGCGAATATTCATTTCGTCGACCGCGTGATTAATTCTGACCGCAATCAGTTAGAGAAGAAAATTACTCTCGACGATTATCTGACCCGCGTGCTGCCTGAATGGAAAATCAAACAGGGACAAGAGCAGTTGCAGAACAATTTGCCTGCGCTGACAAAAGCCAGCGACCGTTATGGCGTACAGCCGCAGTACATTGTGGCGCTGTGGGCGATGGAGAGCAGCTTCGGCAAGATTCAGGGGAAAGAAGATGTGTTCTCTGCGCTGGCGACGCTGGCCTTCGAAGGTCGTCGTGAAGCGTTCTTTACCAAAGAATTTATGTCGGCGCTGAAAATCGTTGATTCAGGTAAAGCCACCAGCGACATGATGAAAGGTTCCTGGGCCGGTGCGATGGGGCAGTCGCAGTTTATGCCAAGCTCTTATCTGACCTACGGCGCTGACGGTAATGGCGACGGCAAAATCGATATCTGGAAAAATACCGACGATGTCTTTGCCTCAACGGCCAATTATTTATCTAAAGAAGGCTGGAAGGGCGACCAGGGTTGGGGTCAGGAAGTAAAACTGCCCGCTAACTTTGACGGTAATCTGGCAGGATTAAAGAATAACCAGATGCATCCGGCCCGATACTGGCAGCAACTTGGCGTGACGCAAGCAGATGGCAGCCCGCTGACATCCACGGCCACCCGCGCATGGATTATCACTCCGGATGATACGCAAGGTCGGGCTTTCCTAGTTTACGATAATTTCCGTACGATCATGCACTGGAACCGTTCAACCTATTTCGCGCTGAGTATCGGCATGATGGCAGATGGCGTGGCGGGTGCGCAAACACCGGTAGTTTCCGGCGAGGCAGCACCGGCGTCTTCAGCACCTTTAGCGCCGGCACCTCGTAATCCGTTCAGCGGCTGATATTCCTCATATCAAGGAGTGGCTGTATGTACCAACACAGAGACTGGCATGGCGCATTACTCGATTTTCCGGTGAACAAAGTGGTGTGTGTCGGCAATAACTACGCCGACCATATCAAAGAGATGGGCGGTCAGCGATCGGCTGAGCCGGTCGTGTTCATCAAACCGGAAACGGCGCTTTGCGATATCCGTCAGCCTGTCGCTATCCCGAAGGATTTCGGCGCTGTACATCATGAAGTCGAACTGGCGGTACTGATCGGCACTCCGCTGAAACAGGCAACAGAAGATCGCGTTGCGAATGCCATCGCCGGTTACGGGCTGGCACTGGATCTCACGTTGCGGGATTTGCAGACCCGGTTTAAAGAGTCCGGACAACCCTGGGAAAAAGCCAAAGGGTTTGACGGATCCTGTCCCATCAGCGGGTTTATTCCGGTCAGCGAATTTGGCGATGCGCAGCAGGCTGAGTTGCTGCTGGAGATCAATGGGCAAACGCGTCAGTCAGGCAATACCCGTAACATGCTGACACCGCTTTTGCCGCTGATTGCCTATATGAGCCGTTTCTTCACTTTGCGGGCAGGTGACATAATTTTGACCGGTACACCTCATGGTGTCGGGCCGCTCCACGCTGGCGATGAAATCTTAGCTACACTCAATGGTAAGCAAGTGACTACCCGCGTGATTTAGCGCAACGCAATGATGTCGCCGGAACAGCTTTCCGGCGGCTTTACTTGCATCTGACGGCTAAAGCGTCTATATAAGCACCCTCATTTTATTTATACCGGATGCACATCATGACTGAACCCGCTTTTTGGCAGCAAAAAACGCTGTCTGAAATGACTGACGAAGAATGGGAAGCATTGTGCGACGGCTGCGGACAATGTTGCCTGCATAAGCTGATTGATGAAGATACGGACGAGATTTACTTCACCAACGTCGCCTGTAACCAGCTCAATATTAAATCCTGTCAGTGCCGCAACTACGAACGTCGTTTTACGCTTGAAGAAGACTGCATCAAACTGACGCGTGAAAACCTGACCACTTTCGACTGGTTACCGCCTACCTGCGCATATCGTCTGATAGGCGAGGGCAAGCCTTTGCTCCCGTGGCATCCGCTGCTGAATAAAGCATCCAAATCTGCCATGCATACGGCGCAGATCTCCGTGCGTTACATCGCTGTGCGCGAAGACGACGTCGAAGACTGGCAGGATCACATTATGAATAAGCCAAGCTGGGCGAGATAAGCTCGCTTCTCTTTCAGGATATGAAATGAAAAAGCCCCGGCAAATGCCGGGGTTTTTTTTATTCCAGGATTTGATATCAGATCTCTGAATCAGGCCGGACAGCACCCAGCGCATTCAGCGCTTCGGAATCCAGCTCCGGATCGGCCTTGTCGATAAATCGCGTCATTTCAATCAGTGCCTGAAACTGTTCAAACAAAATTTTGGCGTCGGATTTAAGGACTTCGTCATCGGAGTCGAGCACAGAGTTAATGGCTTTATTAACGCTTTCGATGATTTCCTGCGGCCCGCCATT
The Rahnella variigena genome window above contains:
- the minC gene encoding septum site-determining protein MinC; the protein is MSQSPIELKGSSFTLSVVHLHSSQPEVIYQALQEKVEQAPAFLKNAPVVINVASLTGAANWKDIQQAVASAGFRVVGISGCKDEAQKRALSRTGLPLLSEGRAQRIAAEPPVPVVPDNAPAKTRIVSTPVRSGQQIYARNSDLIVTSSVSAGAELIADGNIHIYGMMRGRALAGAAGDANCQIFCTQLGAELVSIAGQYWLSDQIPADYLGQAARLSLINNVLTIQPLN
- a CDS encoding Slp family lipoprotein, producing MRKWSVIQQLSGETGKKMALSAVALSALVLSGCVTVPDEIRGTTATPQMNLQAVQGAPGLYVGQESRFGGKVVSVTNLQNKTRLEIATVPLDEGARPVLGAASRGRIMAYINGFVDPVDYRNQLVTVVGPIAGVEKGKIGQTSYDFVTVNVNSYKRWRIQQQVVMPPQPIGPWGYGYGGPYDSWGRGFGPGWGPGWYNTAPARVESVVTE
- a CDS encoding YcgL domain-containing protein, whose protein sequence is MLCVIYRSTKRDQTYLYVEKKDDFSRVPEELLKGFGVPQFSMMLNLANREKLATADIVKVRQSLEEQGYYLQVPPPVESLLNVHLNDASK
- the minD gene encoding septum site-determining protein MinD — translated: MARIIVVTSGKGGVGKTTSSAAIATGLAQKGKKTVVIDFDIGLRNLDLIMGCERRVVYDFVNVIQGDATLNQALIKDKRTENLFILPASQTRDKDALTREGVEKILNDLAEMEFDFVVCDSPAGIETGALMALYFADEAVITTNPEVSSVRDSDRILGILSSKSRRAEQGLEPIKEHLLLTRYNPGRVSRGDMLSMEDVLEILRIPLIGVIPEDQSVLRASNQGEPVILDQESDAGKAYDDTVSRLLGEERAFRFIEEEKKSFLKRLFGG
- a CDS encoding YcgN family cysteine cluster protein; amino-acid sequence: MTEPAFWQQKTLSEMTDEEWEALCDGCGQCCLHKLIDEDTDEIYFTNVACNQLNIKSCQCRNYERRFTLEEDCIKLTRENLTTFDWLPPTCAYRLIGEGKPLLPWHPLLNKASKSAMHTAQISVRYIAVREDDVEDWQDHIMNKPSWAR
- the minE gene encoding cell division topological specificity factor MinE — translated: MALLDFFLSRKKSTANIAKERLQIIVAERRRGDSEPSYLPELKRDILAVICKYIKIDPEMLQVQFEQKGDDISVLELNVTLPESEEAPK
- a CDS encoding lytic murein transglycosylase, whose amino-acid sequence is MKLSALAVLTPLIILSGCAAQKVTSGQTTTPSTAATQPAAAAPAAPSGKTSLAEQGRDPAEFPAYVEQLKAQALSQGISQQTIDSTFANIHFVDRVINSDRNQLEKKITLDDYLTRVLPEWKIKQGQEQLQNNLPALTKASDRYGVQPQYIVALWAMESSFGKIQGKEDVFSALATLAFEGRREAFFTKEFMSALKIVDSGKATSDMMKGSWAGAMGQSQFMPSSYLTYGADGNGDGKIDIWKNTDDVFASTANYLSKEGWKGDQGWGQEVKLPANFDGNLAGLKNNQMHPARYWQQLGVTQADGSPLTSTATRAWIITPDDTQGRAFLVYDNFRTIMHWNRSTYFALSIGMMADGVAGAQTPVVSGEAAPASSAPLAPAPRNPFSG
- a CDS encoding fumarylacetoacetate hydrolase family protein yields the protein MYQHRDWHGALLDFPVNKVVCVGNNYADHIKEMGGQRSAEPVVFIKPETALCDIRQPVAIPKDFGAVHHEVELAVLIGTPLKQATEDRVANAIAGYGLALDLTLRDLQTRFKESGQPWEKAKGFDGSCPISGFIPVSEFGDAQQAELLLEINGQTRQSGNTRNMLTPLLPLIAYMSRFFTLRAGDIILTGTPHGVGPLHAGDEILATLNGKQVTTRVI
- a CDS encoding ATP-dependent DNA helicase, translated to MTDDFATDGALAQKIEGFKPREPQRLMAQAVSKAITGKQGLVVEAGTGTGKTYAYLAPALRSGKKVIISTGSKNLQDQLYSRDLPKVASALNFKGRLALLKGRSNYLCLERLEQQSLSGGDLASQALSELAHLRHWSSSTEEGDISTCNVVPEDSFVWPLVTSTNDNCLGSDCPLYKECFVVKARRKAMDADVVVVNHHLFMADMVVKESGFGELIPEADVMIFDEAHQIPDIASQYFGQQVTSRQLLDMAKDITIAYRTEVRDSVQLQKSADRLSQSTMDFRLALGEPGFRGNLRDVLNQPAIQRALLLLDDALELCYDVVKLSLGRSALLDAAFERATLYRNRLKRLKDVSIPGYSYWYECNSRHFVLALTPLSVTDKFSEMMKEKPGAWIFTSATLSVNDQLHHFTERLGLDEAETLLLPSPFDYAKQALLCVPRFLPESNVNGSSKQLARMLRPLIEANKGRCFFLCTSHKMMRELAEEFRASLTLPVLLQGETSKGQLLAQFVEAGNALLVATSSFWEGVDVRGDALSCVIIDKLPFTSPDDPLLKARIEDCRLRGGDPFNDVQLPDAVITLKQGVGRLIRDTSDRGVMVICDNRLVMRPYGEVFLNSLPPTPRTRDLAQAIRFLQDVEEQK
- the iraP gene encoding anti-adapter protein IraP, with translation MKNIILGMIAKISRMEADTKQLTAQVEAQSLLLGAIFITVGKNGGPQEIIESVNKAINSVLDSDDEVLKSDAKILFEQFQALIEMTRFIDKADPELDSEALNALGAVRPDSEI
- the tsaB gene encoding tRNA (adenosine(37)-N6)-threonylcarbamoyltransferase complex dimerization subunit type 1 TsaB, with product MSTRILAIDTATEACSVALYNQGETLAHFELCAREHTQRILPMVQQILAEAGLSLTQLDALAFGRGPGSFTGVRIGIGMAQGLSLGAELPLLPVSTLQTMAQGAYRLTGADNVLAAIDARMGEVYWGEFSRNAQGVWSGEETEKVIKPEQLLARAAELSGRFATVGTGWETYPHLLGESPVAELFDGKMLLPHAEDMLPLALQLWENGIRVNPEEAEPTYLRNEVTWKKLPGR
- the fadD gene encoding long-chain-fatty-acid--CoA ligase FadD; amino-acid sequence: MEKVWLKRYPADVPENIDPDRYSSLVEMFENSALRYADSVAFINMGEAMTYRKLEERSRAFAAYLQNELGLQKGDRVALMMPNLLQYPIALFGVLRAGMVVVNVNPLYTPRELEHQLNDSGASAIVIVSNFAHTLEKVVYKTQVKHVILTRMGDQLSAAKGTLVNFVVKYIKRLVPKYHLPNAISFRTALQRGRRLQYIKPDIINDDLAFLQYTGGTTGVAKGAMLTHRNMQANLEQAKAAYAPLLQPGHELVVTALPLYHIFALTVNCLLFLDLGGKSLLITNPRDVSGMVKELAKYPFTAISGVNTLFNALLNNEDFRELDFSTLRLSVGGGMSVQKSVADKWEKLTGKHLLEGYGLTECSPLVAGNPYDLKHYSGSIGLPVPSTEVRLVDDNGHDVAPGEPGELWVRGPQVMLGYWQRPSATDEVLKDGWLSTGDIVTVDEQGFLRIVDRKKDMILVSGFNVYPNEIEEVVSQHDKVLEVAAIGVPNESSGEIVKICVVKKDSSLTSEELLAHCRRLLTGYKVPKIVEFRDELPKSNVGKILRRELRDEQAKPKVDPKQDAA
- the rnd gene encoding ribonuclease D; protein product: MNYQLITTNDALEQVCLQAKAHSKIALDTEFVRTRTYYPQLGLIQLFDGEQLTLIDPLPITAWQPFIDLLVNPDVIKFLHAGSEDLEVFLNAFGVMPSPLIDTQILAAFSGRPLSCGFARLVAETTGVELDKSESRTDWIARPLSEKQCVYAAADVWYLLPLADQLMRETEEAGWMDAALDECLALCRRRSEVLQPELAYLEIGNAFQLRPRQLGCLKLLAAWRLNQARQRDLAVNFVVREENLWQVARYQPTSLGELEALGLSGPEIRYHGRTLLALVEESNALDESELPAPISNLIDQPGYRKVFKDIKALIQAVSEESKLSVELLASRRQINQLLTHHWKLKDKESQPELISGWRGKLLAERLNEILSNY